In Vicia villosa cultivar HV-30 ecotype Madison, WI linkage group LG7, Vvil1.0, whole genome shotgun sequence, the DNA window ttcagaagaaaggtaagtaaAGTAAGGGTTTTCTCCAATTATAGATATACTTTGTTGAATATTTAACTGAAAAAATTGGTGTTATTACAGAGTTTTCTGCATCAGATTTTATCTGCTGTGGAGTACTGTCATTCTCATAAGATTATTCACAGAGACTTAAAACCAAGTAACCTTCTAATCGATCATAAGAAAAAGATAATCAAACTGGCCGATTTTGGTTTGGCTAGAGAGTTAGGAGATCCTGAAATGCTCTATACAAAGAAGGTAATGTTGAAGATTTATAATTTTGCCATACAAAATTGAAATCTTACTATATTTAAATGCTATTTGGTTGCCGCGATTCAAGTTCTTGTGTTCCGATTGTGACAGATAGCAACTCGGTGGTATAAAGCACCAGAAGTTTTGTTTAATAAAGGTCAATATTCAACTCCAATGGATATTTGGGCTGTGGGCTGTATATTTGGTGAGATGGTACTTGGACAACCGATACACAGTGTTTTTGATTGCATTGGTGAGCTAGAGCTGATTTTCAGGTAATTTTAGACACAAAatagtttattttactttttggATTTCAATCAAATTAACATAAGCTTTTTATATATGTATGAAGAATGTTTGGTACACCAACAGAGGAAACATGGCCAGGGGTCACTAAATTATGTGATAACCTTCAAGACTATTCGGAATCTGATCCAATGGTATCAAAATTCTCACTCTCAAATATATGAGTTATTTTTCACTAAATGTCCTGTTATAGAATCTTTGTTATGTGTGCCTTTATTCAAATATTGTAGGACCTTTCAACAATTTTTCATGATCTTGATCCAAGTGGTCTTAATCTTCTAACGGTGAGTCTCATTTTGGTTTGAAGATCATTAGTATTTACTGCACAGCATTTGCCACACTATGCTTTGAGGGTGTTTCAATAATTGAATATGAATGCATTTACAGTCCTAAGTTGAAATCGCTTATATGTTATCATGGAAGGTTAATTAGACATGTCGGTTTCTTATGTATTGCAGAGGATGCTTTGCCTGGACCCAAACAAGAGGATTTCAGCAGAAGCTGCTCTAAAGCATCCTTACTTTTATGACTTGGTTCAGGTATACCTTCTACATCTTTCGTTTTATTAGTGCTGCAGGGTGTAAGACCAATGCAATGTAACAAACATAAAAAGCAGTGTTAAGATACTGATTACTACCTGTTCCCTAAATATAGGAAAAACCTTATTGGTACTCTCATGAACTCATTGCTTATAATAGAAAGCCTGAAGCTGTTATATGCCATTCATAAGATAGTCGACTCGAGTTCAGTTTAACCACGATGATATTGGTTCCCTAAAATATTTTGTAGCACATAACATCTTTGATGCATTATCTAAATTAAAATGCTTCAATTGGAGTAGGTCATTATAAGAAACTAATTTGTGTCCTTAAGTATGGATATTTATGGTTTAGTTGTTCAATTTAATAGTCTTAGACTGTCCACCACACTTATGAACACTCTCTCACCTATGTGAAAcgtttttaattttcaatatctCCCCTCAAATCTAAATGAGTCTCTCTTTATTCTATATTTTTGGATTGTTTGTGATTTTTGGATTGTGGAATTTAGTTGTTGAATATCAAAGCTCAACTCAAATTAGTTGTGTTTTTTAATTAGTGTATCTATTATTGACATTGTAGTCGATTAGTCTGTGTTCTTAAATGTAGAATATTTAGTTTCAAATTGGAATTAGTTGACTCATAATTTTCAGAGTatgacttttcttcttttttgaccAAGTGATATAGTATGTTTTAAATTCtctgttttgttttcattttcattCAGGTTATATATTAGAGGAGAAGCCAAGTCTTAATCAGCCTTTAATACCATTCCCCATTCATCACAGTTCTCTATTTGCTAAAAAGCCAATGTACATATTAAGTTGCTTTGTATTTTCAGGCAAAATATTGCATTGTTAGTTAGTAGTTTTGCTTCCTTTTTACAGGGAATTTTTCTATCCACACTATTTTTGTAAAAATGAGCTTGATGAGCTAAGAATTGGGCCAACTTGCCATTGTTTaaagaaattggattttttttagtaACAGAACTACATTGTAGTACAATGTTTGAACCTTTCCTCCTCTCATTTTGAAGCAGACAAAATTtcctacttttattttttatttttacaggaATACTACTTAAATAAATATGTATTGgagtaattatatttttaaattttattacacTTTCTTCACAATTTACCGTTTGCTTCTCTACTTAAAAAAAAAGTACTTTAATCTCCTCCTAATTAATGTTTAATCTTTTTCATAGTACGTGaatttttactaacattttaattttaatttaattaaattaaagttgAAGGTgattacatatttatttaacttAAGTAAAGAACTAATCAGAAAAATATGTTAGAGAAATTAATTGTGAGCATAGAGAAAAACAAGTCTTAAttgcaaaatgaaaaaaaaaaaatacaataaaatgaaAAGTGTAAAGCATATCGATGTTCATTCATTTAAGAagtattttttataagaaaaaaaaagttgcGTTTTTAAGTCTAAAACAAAAGGTTTGTGTgaatttactttttaaaaaataaatttaattaatccaTGTTAACTTAAGGTTCCACTGTAATCCTTTAGTTAataatagactttaaaaaataattttgttaaacAATTTGATCATTTATGTGAAATTTTGACAAAAAACGTTAATTTGTGCTTATGTGACAAATAAGATGGTAAAATTGTACATAGTGAATCAGCAAACCTCCATAAAATATGTTCTTCCTCTTCCTTCGAAACCACTTTGGCCGTTTGTAATGGAGATTTTTTAGGATTCcctaaaaaaaaattttagaTCATCCATCTTCAATTTATGTTCAAGTTATCTTCTCAAGTTTCATGACAAGATGTGATTTCCGCTTATTCGTatcaagatttgttcttatctaGATTCTCTTCATCTTTACTTTTGAAGATGACACAAGAAAGCAATGGCTTGAAAATTGCTTATATCAAAGAGATCATTTCTATTGTTTATATGCATTGAATTTTATTAGAGGAGAATGCAAAGAATAATATGGAAAACCAGAGAAGGATGAACCATATCATGGAGGAGGTGGTAAAGAAAGAGATCACAAATGGTTGGATGTTGTAATTATCTATCCTATTTCTGATGGTGTGTGGGTGAATCCCATTCAATATGTTCCTAAGAAGAGTGACATGACAATAATTGAAAATGAGAAGAACGAATTGTTCCTTGCAAGAGTTGCCACTGGTTGGAGAATCTGCATGGATTTTAGGAAGCTAAATAAGGCCAAAGGAAAGATCATTTCCCTTTTCCATTCATTTATCAAAGGGTGGATAGGTTGGCAGGATAAGAGTTTTTGTTTTCTGGATGAttattcaggttacaatcagattgCAATAGCTCCCGAAGACCAAGAAAAAACAACTTTCACTGGTCCGTATGGAACCTTGCCATTTAGAAGGATGTCATTTGGACTATGCAATGCTCCAACAACTTTCTAAAAATGTTTGATAACCATCTTTTCTTATCTTATTGACTGTTTTTATTGAGGTGTTTATGAATGACTTCTCTATTTTTGGAGAATCATTTCATCATTGCTTCGACAATTTAGAGCTGATACTCACTAGATGTGAAGAAACTAACTTAGTGTTAAACTAGGAAAAATGTCATTTCATGGTAAAGGAAGAAATTGTATTGAGTCATAGGATTTCCAAGAAAGTATTGGAGATGGATCAAGCATAGATTGATGTAATTATGAAACTACCACCACCATCCAACATTAAAGGCATAAGAAGTTTTCTTAGGCATGTTGACTTTTATAAAAGGTTCATTAAATATATTTCCAAGATCACAAAACCCTTGTGCCAACtaatgaaacattatatgccatATGTACTTCAACGAGGAATGGAAGTAGGCTTCCAAAACTTTAAAGCAGGCTGTGGCAACCTGCCATAAAATTaactttttagagtcgccacctattctaccagggcgaataggaaaccctacgcagttaagaaatctgggtaagattattataatcaggtcgagggaaggtgttaggcaccctcaaccctttacTAAGGTTTTGAGTTTGAGGCAAAGGCTTTATGGCTAAAATTactaaggttaatagctaaagaaatgaaaagggcgaaaagtgagatttgaatgaattgaggttttggggaatggggactcgccttgttgccaagtgcctacctatctccttagggagaatcagagtcaacgtagttcggggcacgggttgtacgccttagaattgattatgaaattgttttgaaggctttttgaatggcctatcgtagttttgaatttatgatttgaagatgaaatgagtgttttaattatagcgtacaaccctagtttgatatgttttcgttaggtgcgatgatcaatatatttgatcattataattaacgaattaGACGGAGTATTGCTAAccattctgaccgatagattcgatcgtcacgaatATCAAATAAAGTGTATTTTAGTTTTTTGGCGATTTAAATTTCATGTTTTATCATCACCTCTCATAACCAATGAATTTGGTTATTACACGATAATGAATTTCAATATTTAtgctttattattttatctctcaccaatgcgactaatagatttagtcggatcgaggagagaattagccgAGAACCAGTTAAATCAGAATTAGTATtgacaaataaattaattagattaaatttattcctcgccaatgcgactaataggtatagtcggatcgaggagaaaattaagagaaaaaaaacaattaaacaattaaccaaaattaattaattagtttcttttttaattttctacAAGGGGGGTGTATATTGTTCTTAGTAGTAAAACCTGGGGGGTGTTAATATCAAAGGGCTTGGCCCATTAAAGTTAAGGATCCGTTGGATCCAGTGTTGCACAGGCGCATGGGGCTGGGGTGTGCGCTCAAGGCTACGACCGTTTGATCTTGATCCAAAACAACGGACGGTCTGCATTTGTTTGAGGTTGAGGGTGCGTGGTTACGAAGCACATGGAATCACGTTCCATGATGCTGCCAAATGGCCATGGGAGGCCAAGTGGCTACCATCTGATGGTGGGAAAGGGGTGCATCACAAGAGAAAAACCAAAAAAGATTCTCATTATCTCCGATCTCGTCTCTCTCTCGTCTCATTCTCTCCCTCGTTGGCTCTCCCTCTTCTCtcaaacaaaacccaacaaacCAACAAAAACACCCACACCCCCACCGCGAACCACCGCAAAAAAACCCAGTTCCCGGTTTATCTTCAACCGGAGAACTCAAACCTTCAACGCTTTCTACCCAGAAAAACCCAGACACGAATGAACCCCGACAGTCCTTAAGAACCCTAACCCCAATCATGAACCCTAACCATGAATCTGAAGAACCCTAACCCTAGGCAAACCCCAGAAAACACAATCAACGCAGAAACAAGCATGCAAATACGATCTGAAACCTAAGCTAAGTGTAAACGTTTACCTTGCGTTCTTGAATTTCTGGAACGTGTTAGCTCCCTCCTGACCTCTTTCTTTCTCCTTCTTGCAGGTATGAAGATGAAGATCGGTTCATAGTCGCCGCTTAGGGTTTCAAGTCCTCAGATTCTCCTCCAAAACTTTCGTCCCCTTCTTctgattttttattttcttttatagtgTTAGGGTTAGTTTTATTTTAGGTTAGATTAGATTAGTTAGGTTTTGATTTGATTCGTTTAAGTTTGTAAATTGATTGTAATACGAGATTTGATTCTGATGTAATCTTGTTtcaaataaaatcttttattttatttaagttttgaTTTGCGTTAATTTGATTTGAGTTTGTTTGTTAAGATTCGATTCACTGATTTACTCTTGATTCTCATTTCTAGGCTTGGGTCTTAGATGCTTGTTAGGGTTTGTCGTTTGGATGAGGCTGCGCAGCTAGGGTTTCCGAGAGATGGAAGACGATGAACAGGACCCGGGTCGGTTCTGAACCGGTCCAAAACTCTGGTCCACACGAACCGACCCAATGACTGGATCCCTGGCCCAACACTATTACCCGAACCTTTCCTGATCCATTTGCCATTTCACTTAATTaactatattaataaaataactggTTAATTAACAATACACTCTTAATAATAATAACCcaataatgataaataaaaatataatcctAATAATTGACACTAATGAtaaaataacctaattaaaatcaATATGAAAACCCTAATAAAAATGGTTAATTTTGATAATAATACTAACATAATTTAACTCctatttaatttacaaataaaaggtTAATACTAACtctattactaataataatccaaatAATAATCCCTAATAAAAAATGAAAGGAATAATGGAAATTAAATTGTAGtaaaaaagagaaaatgataAAAACCTTAGAATGAAGTAAATGGGCCCAAATATTTGGGCCATAATATTTGATAATTACACATCTTTATTTAATTAAAGGGGTTTTCATAAGAGGtcaggtttaacaatagatatgttaaacctcATGGCTCTTAATTTTAACACCCTTAGTAAATTAAAAGATGCGAatcgtatcgggtaaattttggggtatgacagctgcctctACTTAATcaccttggattgaatggcgtgagaatacgcaggtctcacgcttttcgaatcgaagagttattaaataatggaagacccctgaaTTTACCTCGTGCTCGAGTGTGAGAAAAAGAATCGCCTTGCTAAAGCCTGAGACTTATATAGCAAGGACTTGCAGTTAGCTGTGTGATCAGCTTGCTATAGTGCTAACaagctttcgcagtttgtgaaccccacttactatagttctagtaagttctcctagtttgtgtaacccaaaaggatcacttgctatagctctagcaagctcacctgcaccaataggatcaattgtcatagttctgacaaactcacctgcaccattaggagtcacttgccctggttcggacaaacttacctgcaccaataggattatttgccctggATCAgacaatttcacctgcaccaataggatcgcttgccctggttcggacaagcttacctgcaccaataggattacttgtcatagttctgacaagctcgcctgcaccaataggatcacttgccctggttcggacaagcttacctgcaccaataggattatttgccctggATCGAACAATTTCAcccgcaccaataggattacttgccatggttcggacaagttcgcctgcaccaataggattacttgccctggttcggacaagttcacctgcaccaataggattacttgtcatagttctgacaagctcacctgcaccattaggattgcttgccctggttcggacaagttcacctgcaccattaggatcacttgtcatagttctgacaagctcacctgcaccattaggatcacttgccctggttcggacaagttcacctgcaccaataggatccctTGCCCTGGTTCGGCCAAGCTCACCTGTATAGAAGAttattttgtaaatgcgtatgcatcatgcgtatgcatatgcccctgttgtttgtataatgtagatgtatgaatgtttacacatgtaaatgttgcgtgtatgcaaatGAGTATATATGATAACCCCAAcgccttatctccttatcacccattaaATTTGTTTAACCCCTTCGAATTGTTTGCGAATCCTAATttggattgtatttgaatgacccATTGATAACATCCCTGGTAAGAGAATTGTGGTAGATTAGAATGATCGCAGCGTAGGGCGTATGTAGCCTTCTGAAGATTTCGTAGTTTTATCCTATTGCTTTTgtattgaaagtttgtaagtttcccGTATTAAATTCAAATTAAGGTTTATGAAAATAACTTATCCTTTGCAAATGGCATTGAAATGACGGGAAAGCGTagtatgaaagaaaagaaaacttttattgatattgccttgaattggcgaatgtacaaaaatgcgagaaaagaaaatgacaaatagaaatgatattaatattgtcgttgctcctttgttatcgagggccccagtaatcctttgacctcagaagtagatgattgcacgaatccttatccttcgtagtttgcctttgGCTTATGGCCTGTAATCCTGCCTTTGTTAGGCGtagtacttcttgaccgcatcagaattgatcgggtgcggtagctcatccccatccattgtagtgagaactagtgctcctcctgagaacaccgtttttacaacatatggaccttcgtagttaggtgtacACTTTCCAtgggcgtcgagtcgaggtagCAGAATTTTCTTGAGGACgatatcaccttctttgtaagttcgagggcggacctttttatcgaacgcctttttcatccttttctgatagagtttcCCGTGACACAAAGCTGTTAGTCGCTTTTCTTTAATGATATTAAGCTGATCAAAgggagtttttacccattccgattcttctagcTTTGTGTCAGCTAGgacccttaatgaaggaatctccacttcgatcgggaggactgcttccataccataaaccaaggAGAATGGCGTTGCCCCTGTGGAtgtgcgcaccgaggttctgtagccgtgtagggcgaagggaagcatttcgtgccaatccttgtatgttttcaccatcttttgtattatctttttgatattcttatttGCCGCTTCAACAGCGtcattcatcttaggcctgtatggtgaagaattgtggtgttcgatcttgaactcctcgcacagctccctcatcatgttgttgtttagattcgacccattgtcagtgataatcctgtttggaaccccataccggcatatgatgttatgcttaatAAACCGGGTGACCACTTGTCTCGTCATGTtggtgtaagaagcagcttcaacccatttggtgaaataatctatggtaactaatatgaatcggtgtccattagaagctttcgattcgatcatccctatcatgtcaatcccccacattgcaaatggccacggTGAACTTAGAACGTTCAATGGATTTGGCGGTACATGTATTTTGTCAGCGtaaatctggcatttgtgacatgttcttgcatattggaaatagtcagcctccattgttaaccaatagtaccctgctcgtagtatttttctcgccattgagtgtccatttgcatgagttccgaaagTTCCTTCATGTACTTCtttgataatctccttggcctcatttttatccacacaccttaataACACTGAGTCGTAGTTCCGTTTGTATAGGATATTTCCGCTCAAGAAGAATTTAGCTGCCaatctccttagtgtctttttgtcaATCGTAGAGGCATTCtgcgggtattcttgtttctccaagcacCTCTTGATATCATGGTACCATGGTTTTTCgtcagactgctcctcgattgtgagacaataagcaggctcatcaaagtgtctcaccgttatccgtggttcgtggtttggccaagtcactttgaacatggaggaaAGTGTTGCCAACGCGTCaaccatttgattttcttcccttgggatatgagtaaaagtgattgtctcaaactcaaccattaactccagtataaggtctcgatatgggattaactttgcatctcgagtatcccattctttattgacttggtggattaccagtgctgaatccccgtacacctcgagtaatttaatccttagatcgattgcagcttctaaccccaatatgcatgcttcgtattctgcaatgttgttggtgcagtcaaagcatagtctCGCGGTGAAAGGTAAGTgccgattgtcaggagatgtcaatactgcccctataccatgtcctagtgcatttgaggcaccgtcgaacataagtgtccatattgcccctggttcaggtccttcgtcgggtcctggtatttcgtagtccCTTACCACCATAATATCCTCGTCAggaaagtcgaacttcatagactggtattcttcgaggggttggtgagcaagatgttctgccagtacactcccttttatcgccttttgagtgacatattgtatgtcgtattctgacagtaacatttgccatcttgcgattctacccgtgagagcctgtttttcgaacacgtatttcaaaggatccatcctcgatatcagccatgtggaatggttcagcatatattgccttagacgtttggaggcccatgctagggcacaacatgtcttttccaatggtgaataccgagattcgcaatccatggatttcttgctaagatagtaaatagcGTGCTCTTTTTTGCCTGTTTCATCCTGTTGCCCCAGTTTgcatcccatagacctttcgagaactgtgaggtacatgatcagtggTCTTCCTAGTACGGGAGGTAtgagtatcggtggttcttgcaagtaaCTCTTTATAGTTttgaaggctacttgacaatcgtcattccacttgattggttgatctttcctgagcagcttgaatataggttcacacgtggctgttagatgtgaaataaaccttgagatgtaattcaatcgacccaagaatccacgaacctctttttctgtcctcgGAATAGACATTTCTTGTATAGCCTTTACCTTGTCGGGATCTacctctatacctcgttggctcatgatgaatcccaacagctttcctgaccttacaccaaatgtgcacttgttcgggtttaaccttagcttgaacttctttaagcgctcgaacaacttCTCTAGGTGTGTAATATGCTCTTCTTCAGTACAGGACTTGGCGATCATATCATCCACGTACATTTCGATctccttgtgaatcatgtcatggaacagtgtgaccatggctctttgatatgttgcccctgcatttcgcaatccaaaaggcattactttgtagtaGAAAGTGCCCTAGGATATCATGAAGCTAGTCTTCTCCATGTCCtcgggagccattttgatttgattatacccgtagaacccatccatgaaggagaacaccgaagcttgcgctgtattatccaccaaaaCATCTATGTGCGGTAGTGGAAAGCCATCTTTCAGACTTGCTTTGTTTAAATCCCTGTAATCCACCCACATGCgcactttcccgtctttcttaggaactggcactatgttggcaatccacgGTGGATAgtcaaccacagcaagaaacccagcgtcgaactgtttgagcacctcttctctgattttgttatccatgtccggtcgaacccttctgcgcttttgtctGACCGGTGCACACCCTTCTTTGAGTGGTAACCTATGCACGACGATATCCGTATCCAACCCCGACATGTCACgatatgaccaagcaaatatttctgtatactcgtggaggagcttgattagcgttgctttcaCGTCCTCGTTCAGTGTTTCCCCAATCTTGATCTTCTTCGGTTCTTTGTCTgtacccaagtttatgatttcattGGCCTCCTgcggagggagcatgcttttggattccttgtccattagccttgacaactcttccggaagttcatcgtcttcctcatccccttcctcggactgattagcgagagcctcgagtttatattgagtttcagcaATATTATTATCGATAGTGTTAGAAGgggatctgcacatgttttatgttctgtttttagtatgcagatatggaTGTGCtttttttgtgcaagaaatttatttgtcattttggaaagaaaatgaaataaatgcgagaaaagacaatgttttcaataccaaaatgcaaagacaattttattgaTAAACTTTAAaccttgaaagtaaatgggggcccttacaaaccaactctatgctccgggcgaggcatgagcgttattgtttttttctttatttgaatggaaataaaaacacaaaagcaaattactttgaaatgaaaactatctccggtatctccaggcttgtccaattctggagTTGCTCTCCTGGTCTGACCCttcggatgaagttggatgtTCCTTCCTTAGAATCCCTGTTGGATatcatagccacatgttcatacccgccTGTCACGAAATTCTGCATAATCGGGGGGAATCGTTGTTCCTCCTTCACAGTGCTTGTGATCTTCGGCGGTTGATATCCCAGCCCTAGGCGATCCTTATTCTCTAAGATCTCTGGTACTTTGCCCCAACCTTCCATATCCATGTCTTGTAAgtctctccaggatgttaccACCCTTCGCACCTTTTCCACAGGTCATGTGACAGCAGTTGCAATCTCCAGTGCCTGGAATGCAATTTCTAGTGCCTCTTCTCCAACCTTGATGTATCTGTATGAGTCCAGGTTGCTGAAAGATacatcctcttctccattgatggtTACTATGGAATTTCCATCCAcgaattttattttctgatggAGAGTGGAGGTGATTGCCCCTGctgcatgaatccaaggacgccctaataggcaggtgtaagctggttcaatctccattacttggaaattgatgcagaaggtatgaggaccAACTATAAcaggaagatctacttctccgaataCTGGACTCTGCGATCCATCAAAGGCTTTAACCACTAGACGGCTTGGCCTGACAACGAGATCTTCCAAGGCTATCTTGTCAAGGGTAGCTTTTGGCATCATGTTTAGTGACGAACCTGTGTCGATCAGAACTCTGGCCAGATGAGCCTTTCCACATTGTATGGAGAtgtgcaaggctttgttgtgcaCCTTTCCCTGTGGAGGCAACTCATGATCACTGAACCCCAtacatgccccagcagttagattagccaccattccatcaaactgattgactgtgatgtcttTAGTTACATGAGCGGCATTCAGAATCTTCATTAAGGCGTCTCGATGTCTTTCGGAGTGTACCAGCAATGATAAGAGTTATAttttagatggtgtctgttgtaactgatccaccaccctataatcactcttcttgaTCAAAGcaagaaactcctcagcatccttattagtagcttctttatccttaggGTCAGCCTCGTTATTTGGTCTCATAACAGCTTGATCACTAGATTGTGTCAAGTTTTCATTTGGATTTGGTTGTGCCtgtgcagttttgaatatgcgaccGCTACGAGTTATGCCCTCAGGTCCAACAATGCTTGACACGACAATATTGGTATCAGAATTGTACTCCCAAGGCACCGCTTTCattttgtccaaaggatatggatcTTTGATCGGGATGATCCTAGTGTGCTCTTGTGTAGGTATCATCAATGGTGGTTTAGAGCAGGGGATGATGAACGGCTTCCTTGCCCCTTGACTAGGTATTATCAATGGCTCGTTCCTATCCACCATAGCCACATATTCTTCCTCAGAATGTTCTTTCAGCtgaatcaatccttgatccaCGAGCCTTTGCAAAGAGTCTTTAAAAGCTTTgttgtgttctaagatgaacccctttataagtagatacctcttaagtgcatctatgggggagcttctttgttgaaccaactcttgctacgacctcaatt includes these proteins:
- the LOC131618765 gene encoding cell division control protein 2 homolog; the encoded protein is MGPLDDTNMEFLEILGQGSFGRVSQYRITNDDSIVAVKEISIANASNAVPGCIIREVSFLKELNHPNIVRLLNVTSNEETNTVSLVFECLDCDLNKYIKQKQLYGSLVHSPFRRKSFLHQILSAVEYCHSHKIIHRDLKPSNLLIDHKKKIIKLADFGLARELGDPEMLYTKKIATRWYKAPEVLFNKGQYSTPMDIWAVGCIFGEMVLGQPIHSVFDCIGELELIFRMFGTPTEETWPGVTKLCDNLQDYSESDPMDLSTIFHDLDPSGLNLLTRMLCLDPNKRISAEAALKHPYFYDLVQEKPYWYSHELIAYNRKPEAVICHS